Proteins encoded within one genomic window of Episyrphus balteatus chromosome 1, idEpiBalt1.1, whole genome shotgun sequence:
- the LOC129906486 gene encoding lipopolysaccharide-induced tumor necrosis factor-alpha factor homolog isoform X2, with translation MEKTNMYPEMPTNPGMPPIPDVPPSYNQTFPTAPAVNMAEGMTSSGQLQPQPTPYIPQQQSFGQQLPPQPQQIFIQNLPPIPPLGPRPCLVTCPSCHQRQVSNIVIESSMKTHLFALALCVVGCFCCSCLPYFIDNCKNVNHYCKNCNAYFGMYNNK, from the exons atggaaaaaacaaatatgtatcCAGAAATGCCAACGAATCCCGGCATGCCGCCAATACCTGATGTACCACCCTCCTACAATCAGACATTTCCAACAGCACCGGCTGTAAATATGGCCGAAGGAATGACATCATCAGGTCAGCTACAACCACAACCAACGCCTTATATACCACAACAACAATCCTTTGGACAACAACTACCACCACAACCTCAACAAATATTTATCCAAA ATTTGCCGCCAATTCCACCACTTGGACCACGACCTTGTCTCGTTACATGTCCATCCTGCCATCAGAGGCAAGTGTCCAACATTGTAATTGAGTCCTCAATGAAAACGCATTTGTTTGCTCTTGCATTGTGTGTTGTAGG GTGCTTCTGCTGTTCGTGCCTTCCCTATTTCATAGACAATTGCAAAAATGTTAACCATTATTGCAAAAATTGCAATGCATACTTTGGTATGtataataacaaataa
- the LOC129906486 gene encoding lipopolysaccharide-induced tumor necrosis factor-alpha factor homolog isoform X1, whose translation MEKTNMYPEMPTNPGMPPIPDVPPSYNQTFPTAPAVNNIAEGMTGPQPTPYKPQQQEQQQSFIQQLPPTQPQQIFIQNLPPIPPLGPRPCLVTCPSCYQRKVSNVVIESSMRTHMFALALCVVGCFCCSCIPYFIDNCKNVNHYCKNCNAYFGMYNTK comes from the exons atggaaaaaacaaatatgtatcCAGAAATGCCAACGAATCCCGGCATGCCGCCAATACCTGATGTACCACCCTCCTACAATCAGACATTTCCTACAGCACCGGCTGTAAATAATATTGCCGAAGGGATGACAGGTCCACAACCAACGCCTTATAAACcacaacaacaagaacaacaacaatcCTTTATACAACAACTACCACCAACACAACCTcaacaaatttttattcaaa ATTTGCCGCCAATTCCACCACTTGGACCACGACCTTGTCTCGTTACATGTCCATCCTGCTATCAGAGGAAAGTGTCCAACGTTGTTATTGAGTCTTCAATGAGAACACATATGTTTGCACTTGCATTGTGTGTTGTAGg GTGCTTCTGTTGTTCGTGCATTCCCTACTTCATTGACAATTGTAAAAATGTTAACCATTATTGTAAAAATTGCAATGCATACTTTGGTATGTATAATACCAAATAA